One window of uncultured Methanoregula sp. genomic DNA carries:
- a CDS encoding NAD-binding protein: MTKNHNKSFWTWFIIWYRNHLYPFFAEYQYLLLFVVFMGVFTLGYLGLTTLYPQESCLNVAFLTMQLFVMNSGVYQGPPIWTLNIARVAAPIILYTSIITLVAQRFFYHLELLKIRIFTRNHIVVCGLGYVGSIVIRNLIKTQAVPIVVIEKNPNHEEVAWCRRHGVTVIIGDAADKKSLNDARISVAHSLWIATGSDEVNAKVIAEAFEIVKGRRLPLDCHVHIIDPKFSNLLRITEGAHINSLGMNLEFLNIYQIASFWYAEKLPELLLLSVDPADVHILVVGIGRMGENLIFELAKRTQQQCFGNKPRQRIRISIIDRDAAGKKAMLEKQYARIADHCEIIPHTLELFSPDFYKEKFLEGIDAAHPFSTVFIVTADESLNFSTGLYLNQKMNTYITPIIIRTAHDEGFARFFNEIAAKNIGNYQNLRVFPLVSYSSFVDSREDMIELVARTLHRNYIINQFNNEGILPGSKSSLKPWDELTDDFKDSNRSQAANIKHAVGSVGYSIISRASWDEPLTVFSDEDVEQMAINEHDRWWAERRMNGWTYGPNKDVDKKVSPFMVSWDTLPKNVKDSDRNFVQSYPRILAMIDLTLKKRDYPI, translated from the coding sequence ATGACAAAAAACCATAACAAATCATTCTGGACCTGGTTCATCATTTGGTACCGGAATCATCTTTATCCCTTCTTTGCCGAGTACCAGTATCTTCTCCTGTTTGTCGTATTTATGGGAGTATTTACACTGGGATACCTTGGCCTTACCACCCTATATCCACAGGAGTCCTGCCTTAATGTGGCCTTCCTCACGATGCAGCTCTTTGTGATGAACTCCGGCGTCTATCAGGGTCCACCTATCTGGACATTAAATATCGCTCGCGTCGCAGCACCAATTATCCTGTATACTTCCATCATCACACTCGTAGCCCAGAGATTCTTCTATCATTTAGAACTTCTGAAGATCCGGATCTTCACCCGGAACCATATCGTGGTTTGCGGTCTTGGGTATGTGGGGTCAATAGTAATCCGGAACCTGATAAAAACTCAAGCCGTACCAATTGTTGTCATTGAAAAGAATCCTAATCACGAAGAGGTGGCGTGGTGCAGACGCCATGGGGTTACGGTTATTATAGGAGATGCGGCCGATAAAAAAAGCCTTAATGATGCCCGGATCTCGGTCGCCCATTCACTCTGGATTGCAACCGGTAGCGATGAAGTTAATGCAAAGGTCATTGCAGAGGCATTCGAAATCGTGAAAGGCAGGAGGCTCCCGCTGGATTGCCATGTCCACATCATTGATCCGAAGTTCTCCAACCTTCTCCGTATTACTGAGGGGGCCCATATAAATTCGCTAGGGATGAATCTTGAGTTCCTGAACATCTATCAGATTGCCAGCTTCTGGTATGCCGAAAAATTACCGGAACTTCTCCTCTTATCTGTCGACCCGGCTGATGTCCATATACTTGTTGTCGGTATTGGGAGAATGGGAGAGAACCTGATCTTTGAGCTGGCAAAACGAACCCAGCAGCAGTGCTTCGGGAATAAACCCCGTCAACGGATCCGGATCAGCATCATCGACCGGGATGCAGCAGGGAAAAAGGCCATGCTGGAGAAACAGTATGCCCGCATTGCAGACCACTGCGAGATCATCCCGCACACATTGGAGCTCTTCTCGCCAGATTTCTACAAGGAGAAATTCCTTGAGGGGATCGATGCAGCTCATCCATTCAGCACCGTATTTATTGTTACAGCGGATGAGTCGCTGAATTTCAGCACAGGACTGTACCTTAACCAAAAAATGAACACTTATATCACCCCCATCATTATCCGAACTGCTCACGATGAAGGCTTTGCCCGGTTCTTTAACGAGATTGCCGCCAAAAATATCGGTAATTATCAAAACCTCCGGGTTTTTCCGCTTGTCTCTTACTCATCGTTCGTTGACTCAAGGGAGGATATGATTGAGTTAGTCGCACGCACACTGCACCGAAACTACATAATCAATCAATTTAATAATGAGGGGATACTTCCTGGTAGCAAATCTTCACTTAAACCGTGGGATGAGCTGACAGACGACTTCAAAGACTCAAACCGGAGCCAAGCTGCCAATATTAAACATGCTGTCGGTAGTGTTGGATATTCCATTATTTCCCGGGCAAGCTGGGATGAACCACTGACGGTCTTTTCCGATGAAGACGTGGAACAAATGGCCATTAACGAACATGACCGGTGGTGGGCTGAGCGCAGAATGAACGGGTGGACGTACGGCCCGAATAAAGATGTGGATAAGAAGGTCAGTCCATTCATGGTATCGTGGGACACGCTCCCGAAAAACGTCAAGGATTCTGACCGAAATTTCGTGCAATCATATCCGCGAATTCTGGCAATGATAGATTTGACACTAAAGAAGAGAGACTATCCTATATAA